One window from the genome of Fibrobacter sp. encodes:
- the rph gene encoding ribonuclease PH: protein MSRIDNRKNDEMRKIKMTTGFVSSADGSVLIEMGHTRVLCNATLLPEVPKWLAGKGRGWITAEYSLLPQSTGQRVERERKGASGRTQEIQRLVGRSLRGAANLNALGEHALVVDCDVIEADGGTRTASIIGGFVALALALKKVKPSIEVTEQVLLHNISAISVGVIDGEPRLDLCYEEDSRADVDMNIVMRDAAEYIELQGTGEHASFDRKTLDALLALGEKACKEIKEMQMSLIGGELP, encoded by the coding sequence TGAGCCGTATCGACAATCGTAAAAATGACGAGATGAGAAAAATCAAGATGACCACGGGGTTCGTGTCCAGCGCGGACGGTTCCGTGCTTATCGAGATGGGACACACCCGAGTGCTGTGCAATGCAACGCTTTTGCCCGAAGTTCCCAAGTGGCTTGCCGGCAAGGGCCGCGGCTGGATTACCGCCGAATATTCTCTGCTGCCCCAGAGCACCGGCCAGCGTGTAGAACGTGAACGTAAAGGAGCCAGCGGACGCACGCAAGAAATTCAACGTCTGGTGGGTCGTTCGCTCCGAGGAGCCGCCAACCTGAACGCCCTAGGCGAGCACGCCCTGGTAGTGGACTGCGACGTGATCGAGGCCGACGGCGGGACCCGTACCGCAAGCATCATCGGAGGCTTTGTGGCGCTGGCCCTCGCCCTCAAGAAGGTGAAGCCATCCATCGAGGTTACTGAACAGGTGCTGCTGCACAACATCAGCGCCATCTCTGTCGGCGTCATTGACGGAGAACCCCGTCTGGACCTGTGCTACGAAGAAGACAGCCGGGCCGATGTAGATATGAACATCGTGATGCGGGACGCCGCCGAATACATCGAACTGCAGGGGACCGGCGAGCACGCCTCTTTCGACCGCAAGACCCTGGATGCCCTGCTGGCCCTAGGCGAAAAGGCCTGCAAGGAAATCAAGGAAATGCAGATGTCCCTGATTGGCGGGGAGTTACCGTAA